One genomic region from Salvia hispanica cultivar TCC Black 2014 chromosome 2, UniMelb_Shisp_WGS_1.0, whole genome shotgun sequence encodes:
- the LOC125206536 gene encoding putative F-box/LRR-repeat protein At5g02700, whose product MWKHDFNLDFYDTDASLIKPKSWRAETCHQVKLVNSVLESYQAPFIKRFTIWIYADKSAHSTITKWLEFAQSRQVERLDLNFNSMTKSEGRAVVLEDLVREMRPMKYLKALSLAAMKVSGQDISYFLKNCPLLRELNITKSSFTSNVHVSGNLEILLIRECTFRKFVIEISAPHLYEVVAHAKPGAVRFKNAPRLAIASLVIGSLRYSVPDFASTSLLRDGLPFMPNLTELDVVVSRQYVHHCLVPVTSITSACPLLQMFTFKATCKRKLKKELLGFSSIGL is encoded by the exons ATGTGGAAGCACGATTTTAATCTCGACTTCTACGACACAGACGCCAGTTTAATCAAACCCAAGTCATGGCGTGCAGAGACGTGCCATCAAGTCAAATTGGTCAACTCGGTTCTTGAATCATATCAAGCCCCTTTCATTAAACGGTTCACAATTTGGATTTACGCAGACAAATCAGCACATAGCACGATCACCAAATGGCTCGAATTCGCACAGTCGAGACAAGTTGAGCGATTGGATTTAAACTTCAACTCTATGACTAAGAGTGAAGGGCGTGCGGTCGTGTTAGAAGATTTGGTGCGAGAGATGAGGCCTATGAAATATCTCAAGGCTCTGTCTCTCGCAGCTATGAAAGTGAGTGGTCAAGACATCTCATATTTCCTCAAAAATTGTCCCTTGTTGAGGGAACTCAATATCACAAAATCGTCCTTCACGTCTAATGTTCACGTCTCCGGCAATTTGGAGATTCTTTTGATACGTGAATGCACCTTTAGGAAATTCGTTATCGAAATTTCAGCTCCACATCTTTATGAAGTTGTTGCTCATGCAAAACCAGGCGCCGTACGGTTCAAGAATGCTCCAAGACTTGCCATAGCAAGTCTTGTAATTGGAAGTCTAAGATATAGTGTGCCCGATTTTGCTTCAACA AGTCTTTTAAGGGATGGGCTTCCTTTTATGCCTAATCTGACGGAGTTGGACGTTGTAGTTTCGCGTCAGTATGTGCACCACTGTCTTGTGCCGGTAACATCTATAACATCTGCATGTCCTCTCCTTCAGATGTTCACTTTCAAG GCAACTTGTAAAAGAAAGCTAAAAAAAGAGTTACTAGGCTTTAGCAGCATTGGTTTAtga